In Candidatus Omnitrophota bacterium, the genomic window AAATATTGGACTTGTTATTATGTAGGTTAGGCGTAACAAAATATGTCAAGTGGTATAATCAAGTGCAAATTAATATTCACATGGTTTCACTTCGTGAAGGAATAAGTCTGGAAAAGTTAATGCTACATAAATAAATATATTGACAAAAATATATTTAGTATTATACTACAGATAATACAGTTGTATTTTTTAACAACATAAAACGGAGGGCATATGCCATTTGAGTTATTTGTGAATAAAAAGTCTACATCTGCAGTTCCGACAATTAGTATACTAAAAAGTGGTAACATATTTATTAATTCAAAATGTTATGATGAATATTTTACAGGCGCAAAATATATTAATCTGTATTTCAATAAGGCTGCTAATAGTATGGGGGTTCAACCAGTAAAGAATCCTGAGAAATACAGCTATTCTATGAGACAGGCAAGTAATAAAAAAGGTGCAGCGATATCGGCGGTATCTTTTTTTAAGAACTACAAAATAGATTATAAGAAGGGAACTAGAGCGTATAATGTGGTTTGGAACACGGTTGATAAACTTGTGGAAGTTAAACTAGAATAATTATATAAGAAAGCGAGCCACCGCTGTGAACGATGGCTCGCCTAAAAAACACCATAAAATTTCCAGCTTGGGAGCTAGAAGGTAGGCGTTTTCTATTAGTAAAATAACACCTCCGTGTCTAGTTGTCAAGGGAAATACTACAAGGAGGTGTCTATGAGCGGTTTTATTTAATTTTCATAAGATTATTGTTTGGGTATAACAGTTAATTCACAAGAAGTATAAAAACAAAAGGAGAAAGAATGAGCTTTAATGAATATATGGTTCAGATGGTATGGGAAAAAGGTGTAATCGTGCCTGGATATGATTCATCTGTATGGCGTAAGGACACATGTGGAGCTTGGATATGCAGATCTTTTTATGGCAACCGGGAAGCATCCTATGGTTGGGAAATTGACCATATTAAACCATCTGCGTGTGGAGGTGGAGATAATTTGGATAATCTTCGTCCGCTCCAATGGCAAAACAATGCTAGCAGACAAGATGATGGTGGCTTGTTTTGTATAGTTACAGCTAGATGAAATATCTGTATTGTGCGAAATAGCGGAAAAGGCGCCTATAGCTTTATAGTTATAGGCGCTTTTTATTCTAATCTCAAAAAGTGTCTTGGTTTTTTGTTTTAGAGAGTTATAATTAAGGAGTATATCGTAGACGTTGTAGGCAAGGGGTTGATGGATTTGAAATTATGAAAAAATGTTTTCAGATGGTAACGGGATGGAAGTAAGAGCCGTTAAATCAAAGGAGGCAGTATGAAAAAGAAAACTGTTTCTAAATCCGGGAAAAGCGTTTCCAAGCGTACATGCAAGGTTCCTTGTCCTTATTGTAGTGGCGGCGCTTGCGGCAAGGATCCTGGGCATCCGACACAGCATAAATGCAACAAGTGTGGGGCAAAGTGGTCGTGATAAAAAAATAGTATCGTAGACGTTGCAGATAACCTGCGGGTGTATTTAGGATTATGAATGAATGTTGGGGGGGGGAAGATGAGGAATAGGACGGGGATA contains:
- a CDS encoding HNH endonuclease, which gives rise to MSFNEYMVQMVWEKGVIVPGYDSSVWRKDTCGAWICRSFYGNREASYGWEIDHIKPSACGGGDNLDNLRPLQWQNNASRQDDGGLFCIVTAR